The Drosophila simulans strain w501 chromosome 3R, Prin_Dsim_3.1, whole genome shotgun sequence genome contains the following window.
caaaataatttattaagtgaaCATATTAATGGGTCATTACATgcataaatacaatattaataGGCTTACggttatttattatatattagtTATTGCTAATCTCCTACTCGGCTTACATGTTACATGCTTCACTGTGCTCCATCTGCACTTGTTTGCATAGAATGCGAGCAGCACTGGTCTACATGAATCGCGTCAAATTGCGCTCTGACATGACTTGCAATtagttaataattataaaagctgaatatttaattgcacatTTGGCCAACGCGAATTGGCAAAGGGACTTCACATGGACCTGTGATCTATCTGGGCTTGGTAGCGTGATAAATAGCCTTTTAATTCTGCTTGGTTAGGGAGCTAACCcctatatacaaacatatcCGATATGAAAGCAAAGTGCTTCAGTCTCCGTTATAGAAAAGCGGGcataatacatacatacaaatttgaTTTCGTATCTATAACTAATTGGGGCAATTTTTGAGAAACTGCTCGTGCATATTGTCTATGGTTTCGAGAACTCACTCATCATCTTCCCTTGCAGATCGGGTGCTATGGTTTTGGTCTAATGGCTTGTGTGGCCAAGTGAGTATTGGGTCTATATACGTTCTATATAGTTTAATTATAAACAGGAGTATTAAATAGTTGCAGTTAAAATAATACACCGAGAAGTCAGCTAATTCTATGATGTCTTAAATGATTTGGGTGTTTCTTATAATTTTCGtgttcaaaaacaatttaagtaTCCGGCCtagaattcaaattcaaaaccaaaattgttaacatttttgtgAGATATCGGAACCGGCCCGAAAGATGATAAAAACATTCCGCTGTGTAGTGTAAATCAAATATTGAGTTTCTCAGTACGCCCGCAAGGGTATCTCATCTTCGTGGAGAACCAGAAGATCCACTTTGCTGCCTCCGATTATTTTTGCTGTTCCGTAAGCATGTCTGAACCACATCACGCGGAGTCTGTGCACGACTAGTGAATGGCTGTGGTTGCATCCAACGGTTGGCTGGCCACCCGGCCACAACATCATTAGGCTCCAAAATAATTAGGCGTTAAATATGCTCCAGATATTAATTGCCAGCCGAGTCGCCCCTGCCGCCATCCAACCAGCTAATCCGACAACTCCTCACAATATTCCGCACTTCTTGAGCACTATCTTTCGCTTCCGGGCCACGCTGGAGCCATGGCCCTTCTTCGCCGGACGGAGGACGATGGTGCCGCTGCTGGACTTTGTGAAGGTCGGGCTGAAGGCGCTGATCGTGGGCGTGCTGCTGTACGGCGGATGGCTGGAGTTTTGCTGGTTTCCGGCCGCCTGGTCGTAGCTCTGGGTCATTAGCTGATGGCACTTGGTGGCCAGGTAGCGAAACACGGACGCCACGTTAATGTCCTCCTTGACGGAGGTGCGGATAAGCCGGCAGTTGAGCAGCTTGGCCAGCGTCTCCACCTCGTCGGCCGTGACCACCGCCTGTTCGATAAGATCAATCTTGTTCTGCACGATCACTGTGGGAATCTCGTTGCACTCGTTCTCCACCTTGCGCTTCCAATCCTTGATCGCGTCGAAGGATGCTCGATCCGTCGTCGAGAAGACCAGGACGGAAGCCTGGGCGCCGCGGTAGTACGCCTTTGTGATGCAGTCGAACTCCTCCTGGCCGGCGGTGTCCCACAGCATGATGCGCACATCCTCGCCGTCGATCTCGATCTGTCGCTCTAGGAAGTCCACTCCAATCGTCTTCTTGTAGTCCTTCGTGAAAATGCCTTTGCAATAGCGCTGTATCATTGACGACTTGCCAACGCCACCATTTCCAACAATGACCTATGGAAAAGACCAGAGTTgtgttaataaaaattaaaaaaacgtATTGTTATTCACCAGAAGGCGAGAAAATTAACTGTTCAcaacatttatttgctttctATTGGACATTTAAAACGGTTAGccatttaagttaattaagcGCGTAAATGTCAATCAAATTTGTCTTGTCTGCAGAAAGATACATCCAGAAATCAccatataaatcaatttgaaacAATTCCAGAAAACCCATTAGAAACAACTTTACTTAGCGAGAGGAGAACCCTAATTGAACTAGAATCTTAATTCGTGCAGTTTCGCCATTAGCAACGGACATTTCCATCGGATTTTATCTCACAGGTGCCATTCACAACACTTGGCGAGGGAAAACTACACTGAAAGCAAAACTATACGAACTATCTAACTATTATCTATCATATTGAAACAATTAGTTTATAGGCAAACTATTAGATGAGGTAATGCCTTAATGTGTGTATGGAAGCTGATTGATATACTAATATTGGAAAGAAGTCATTCTATTTTGGGATGTTCAGAACTCCTCTTGATATGATATTAAATCAATTGCTCATCTGGGTTTGGGTTTCCTCTAAAGGTAACCATCTTTTTTTCTTCCCGTGCACTCATTTCAACCATTCATCATCCGAATGGAAGAGATTCACGCAGCCGGCTGGGCAACTTACCACTTTAATGGCCAGCTCGATATCATCTTCACGCATGCTGGTGTAGTTGTACTGCGCCTGGGAGTGGGTCTGCAGAACGGACGCAGCAGCACCGCCGGTTGCCGTTTGGATTAGACGCATCTAAGCCGGCAGGTGGGCCGCCGCTCGCCCAGGTGTTTGATTGTGGCTctggctccagctccagctccaactgcaGCTCCTGGCCAGGCAAATCGGTTGGAGGAGCACGTAATCTCAATCCGCCCAACGCAAGTGTGTCCAAATGTGTTCGGTTGGTCAGCCAAGTTTTCCGcagcttttcacttttccccaACTTTGCCTGAGCCTCGTTTCACTTTCTACGCATTGATTTCACCAAATTCGATCTGtggaaaaagagaaaaaccaaCTATTCAGCGACATCAGTCTTAACATACGGCAAGTGTTACAGTCAAACTTCGTTAGCTTGAACTAAAGATATATGAAGTGAGAACGCAAATTtggggtttttggttttgtttatatatattctataaaCCTTCATTTGCTGGGGGTTTCTATGCTTTAAATTGAAGAGATGTGAGAAGTTGTACCAATATTTCGactcaaattaatttccctgCCAGAAGTTTGACTGTGAATGCAAAaggttttctttcatttccaCGTTAACCGGTTTTCAGCGCTGTGTTTCTCgcttcttttggccaagtctgTATTTCGTTTCCcttgtttttctctttttctaCCGACTGGCCCCGGGGCCACCGAATGCGGCTTCTAATAAGACGCAACCCGAACGGCCGGGCACGCACGGTTACGTTGTTCAACAACAGGTGCTTCCACACACCTTACGCACAGGTAACAGGCGGAGGTCGGTCGGGGGGATGGTGGAGTTGGGCGGTGGTCAGGCGGTTAGGTGGGACGACAGGGGCCAGTGGATACTGGTCACTGGATGGTGGTCAGCAGAGAGATGGAACACCAATGGCATTAGTATTCGCATTAGCGCGTGCTTATGAATTCTTTGAAAATTGTGCTCTTTCTTCTGGCCTTTCCCCCGTTTACAGTTGCTTTCTGCGGCTCCGTGGGCGGACGGCGGCGCGGCTACGTGGGTTCGGAATAGATCTGGAGTGTAGATACAATATCTGACCGAACGGATGGGGCCCACTTGTTTACATTGTGTTCTGAAGGAGAGTTATTCGTTTCGTAGGCAAATTAGCTTGGTTCGAAGGTTCTCAAAATAGATCGGAAGCTTGGTGCtcgaaaaaacaataacaaacccAGCATCAATTCAGCTTGGTTTCATCTAAGCTTCGAAAGAAGCATCTAAAATATGTGTAGCCGACAGCGTTTCCCCATTTCCTCTCAGTTTTTCAATAATAAACGAACCTTTTTTGTCTAAAATATGGCTGTGATATGAATGAATTTGGGTGAAATTCCCAAGATTTCTGTGGCCTAAATATTGTGATCTGCCTTCGAAGGTTACAAATacagcaattaattaattcccaGCAGGCTATCGTGAGCTCTTTCCACGCAGTCGGCATTCCGCATTAAGCGGACAGGTAACACAGGAtttgtgttttccattttctataTCTCACCCGATGCCTTCCATCTTTCTTAACCCAAATCACCACCTTTAACCCACTGTGCAACCTTTCGCTCGTTCTAATTATGCCGCGACTTTTTTTTCCTATAGCTTCTTCTAAAAGGTTCATGCTATTTTCGTTGGCTTTTTTGTAGTTCATTGTCATGATAATTAAGGCCACCGGTTATAGATTTAGTTCAATAGCCATGTGTGCACTTAAAGAAGATTTGTTCCACAAAAGAAAACTGCCGATCCTCAGATTGTTCTAATCTAGAGGTTTATGATCTTAGTAAATATTAATACTACTTATTGGCCCACGCATGCGAGATTCTTGTATCTTCCGCTGTATGGATAAAAAACAACTCCAATTGACATAAGATCCAGGTGATCGTGAGTTTGTGTGAGTGGTGAGCCTGTGCGCAACTGCGGAGTAAATTGCGAATGGAGCGCCGCACTGCAATTATCTTTGGATTGGCCCAAGGAACTGATAGATCGGCGGCCGTTTTCTTGGCCATTGTTGTGGAATGTGGATTCTAACTTGTCCATTTAGGTTCACAACAGCACCAATACACCTGCACGCGGCCACATGCATGCATGCCGTGCACGGCTGCACACACCTACACATGTGCACttgttgtgctgctgctgctgctgcagaggAAAAACGGATTTTCCAggcttgcatgtgtgtgtgtgttcgtatggggaaaattatgcaaatgccgaGCACTACTTAAATCAATTACGAGCGCGAATTCCTCATTATTTAAATCATGATTAAACAGTCACTCGCGCACTAACGGTACTTCGCACAGTGTCGCCCTCTGCTTCTtctgtttttgtgtgtttttttatcTCTTGCCATATTTTTCATGGCTCTTTTACTGCCTCTTCTCACTAAAATCAACTCAACAGTCGACTGCGATTGTGTTTTCTGGGTGAGAAATAGACGAAAAGAAGTTGCGAGTGCGAAAACGCGAAGCTCGCATTGGAATCGCAGCTTGGGATCGCACAGAAAATCGTAAACACGTTCGCAGCGGAGCCCCTCCTTCTACTTGGCCAAAACTACCAAGCAGATAAAACGGCTAAAGCAGCTAAATTGGAGCTaaaacaacgacgacaacGCGTGCGAAGCGCCTTAATTAAAGACGAGCGTCGCCTGGGATTCCGATCTCTGAATTGACCCGCAGTGAAAGTCAGCTCGCACACACGATATACACCATGGTGTATGGTTTTTGCCCCCGGCCGATTTCTTAGGGCGCCAAGTGGGAGAAATGCGCTGCACTGCGAACCGGAATGCCAAAAATCGCACCTGTTGCTCGTCGCGATCGAAATTTGAATGCCAAGCCTGGCTTGCTGCGAGCAGTGCGACCATAGCGTGCGCAAGGCAGTTAGACCAGCGATCGCTGCGTGGATGGTCACACCAGGCCAGGCTTGGTGTGAACGGCTTACTTTCATTTGATCAGCaaaatttgcattgatttGCCTTGTTAAAGCTCGAATAATAATTTACGagcggaaaataaaacatatatatacaccgTCTCTTTCGACTTATAGATtggttaaaaaataaataaataaataataattcattgtCCAATGTGCATATAATATTTAGTTATTAAAGTAAGCACATACCTATTTTTGCGTTctttgaattttgatttaaaatttgaatttatggcgGCTTTTACCACCTCTACCGTAACTTTACAGCACTGTTTCGCAGTGACTGGCActcgaagaagaagaagcagctgaCAATCAGCTGTTCGGCGAATCGGAACGAAAAGACGCGCATTTGTTTGACTTTCGACGGCGGCCACGAAAAAgcgcaaattgaaatgtgttGCCGCAAGATTTGCGCACCAGTTTTGTAAGGGCCGATTGCGGCTATAATTTCATCGCCTATGCTGACAACCCACTTGGCTGGCAGCACGCGCACGCGCAGCAATCGCGAGTTATCGGGcgccaggacgaaggacgagaCGTAGAGAAATGCTAGGCATCGCGAATTGGAGAAGCGGCAGGAACTCGACTTTCAGTGCTCAGCGGAATTTGGTGGCATTTCAACGTGTTTTCGGGCGCACCAATCGCCAAAATCAGTATTTATTGTTGCAAATCGCACGCCACcatccgtgtgtgtgtgtgtgtgtgtcgcgTAACGgcgggtgtgtgagtgtgtgtgtggcgagGGGCGGCGAAAAGGTAGTGGAAACCTTAGAAAGTAGAAAGTTAAAAGTGCCAAGTTAGTGCAAAAGTAAATTCCGACATTGGGGTGACTGCCGTCTATTTTTTCGCAGTCTGTCTGCTGGTGGTGGCtcgtcctcttcctcctccttctcctcctggCTCTCCCCTTTCCCCCCCATCCTTTCtaaggcaaagaaaaaaacacagtGTGCGCTCGATAAAAGAAACATGCCACCAGGAAA
Protein-coding sequences here:
- the LOC6726863 gene encoding ras-related protein Rab-23 yields the protein MRLIQTATGGAAASVLQTHSQAQYNYTSMREDDIELAIKVVIVGNGGVGKSSMIQRYCKGIFTKDYKKTIGVDFLERQIEIDGEDVRIMLWDTAGQEEFDCITKAYYRGAQASVLVFSTTDRASFDAIKDWKRKVENECNEIPTVIVQNKIDLIEQAVVTADEVETLAKLLNCRLIRTSVKEDINVASVFRYLATKCHQLMTQSYDQAAGNQQNSSHPPYSSTPTISAFSPTFTKSSSGTIVLRPAKKGHGSSVARKRKIVLKKCGIL